A DNA window from Linepithema humile isolate Giens D197 chromosome 6, Lhum_UNIL_v1.0, whole genome shotgun sequence contains the following coding sequences:
- the LOC105677090 gene encoding putative leucine-rich repeat-containing protein DDB_G0290503 isoform X3, which produces MSASWTNVTRCQQHTRPRIVQDMELSEVDELLQEMEATELKLSKRINSGYQYRNEPIHSVSQTVDSTNQEKDAQLKLGTESWKLQKLDFLSSDKEAQLTDSLPGFSQKKSNAFPDISLSHSDSFHLNETDRMISEFKTWGQSVQQPVSKSNGYTTESINSTNNLDLFNVSSDTIENAKPKETMADQNILSTSEASTSSVHAKLKSSTMSAGLTSHNSESMKFSGTNAVPVTLSTRFSLLNPCKTPQHNGNIHDDRERSEFAKSTVHVGTNTDLHLRTCQRFLSLSDFWDINPARSQEETLRIKLEEEKFRREHCENLIQELQKRLLEQQEKVAVAVRVDNEKNVMISQFHTAWSKLKQQVEMLEVEHKNLQTNLENVAAKHQSEISEFQSQIKRLEGELSKALDLAAGYKEKSDTTIKEKVNLLKEHADELESCKSLVQEAENRYEQVKTEFNRLLEKNQQNEETLKTVQLELNKERLRGGEVRNEMNLIHKALDTCEAELIVLRQEKENLQLKLKEEMNRNSILEQKNLSLLASIDDAKKAEKLAKDETKSIVEEKEKIRAELQEVYQKQVDEVVKAKLQEFQTQLDNAESEFLEELKTRQQVIAECAARKIKDVIDKHRLEINLLEEKHKEEKRLYELQLAQALQRSAMLETHLNSQRATKTQLAEQLHSVMQKQWQQALHIISGGNTDNLSPLQRIHAEKYFDSNGPKKSESLPNCYTKLSQEPRYATHSLEMQNLIDVQPFEEQNESTIAVKSIENTPVTSKKGSKDELRKFMKMITEMQLAKEEDAKPRHSISSPPLECREVPRKHYLKKELSITSEDSVLWHPASETSMRDIGESLPQKTISKIDQQRNKPPWK; this is translated from the exons ATGAGTGCTTCTTGGACGAACGTTACACGCT GTCAGCAGCATACTCGTCCTAGAATAGTGCAAGATATGGAGCTGTCGGAGGTTGACGAGCTGCTCCAAGAAATGGAAGCCACAGAATTGAAACTATCGAAAAGAATAAATAGCGGATATCAATATCGTAATGAACCAATTCATTCAGTAAGTCAAACTGTTGACAGCACAAATCAAGAAAAAGATGCACAGCTCAAGCTTGGAACAGAAAGTTGGAAGCTTCAAAAGTTAGATTTTCTGTCGAGCGATAAAGAAGCTCAGCTCACTGATTCTTTGCCAGGATTTTCTCAAAAGAAATCAAACGCATTCCCAGATATATCATTGTCACACAGTGATTCATTCCACTTAAATGAGACTGACAGAATGATTTCTGAATTCAAAACATGGGGACAAAGCGTTCAGCAGCCTGTTTCCAAATCAAATGGATATACAACGGAAAGTATAAATAGcacaaataatttagatttatttaacgTATCATCCGATACAATCGAGAATGCTAAACCGAAAGAAACAATGGCAGATCAAAACATTCTATCTACGAGTGAAGCAAGTACAAGTAGCGTACATGCTAAGTTAAAATCTTCCACTATGAGTGCCGGTCTTACGTCACACAACAGTGAATCAATGAAATTTTCCGGTACGAACGCGGTGCCGGTAACTCTTTCAACAAGATTTTCTCTGTTAAATCCTTGTAAAACGCCACAGCACAATGGAAATATACACGACGATAGAGAAAGATCTGAATTTGCCAAAAGCACTGTACATGTTGGAACAAATACAGATCTTCATTTaag GACTTGTCAGCGATTTTTATCACTCTCAGATTTTTGGGACATTAATCCAGCTAGATCGCAAGAAGAAACGCTTAGAATCAAGTTAGAAGAGGAGAAATTTCGCAGAGAG CATTGTGAGAATCTGATCCAAGAGCTTCAGAAACGATTGCTGGAACAACAAGAAAAAGTGGCCGTAGCGGTTAGAGTCGACAACGAGAAAAATGTTATGATATCTCAATTTCACACAGCTTGGTCTAAATTAAAGCAACAAGTCGAAATGTTAGAAGTTGAacacaaaaatttgcaaactaATCTGGAAAATGTCGCGGCGAAACATCAGTCGGAAATCTCAGAATTCCAAAGTCAAATCAAACGGCTCGAAGGGGAGCTATCGAAGGCCTTAGACTTGGCAGCTGGATATAAGGAGAAGAGTGACACTACGATCAAAGAAAAAGTCAATTTGTTAAAGGAGCATGCGGATGAATTAGAGAGTTGCAAGTCATTGGTACAAGAAGCGGAAAATAGATATGAACAAGTAAAAACAGAGTTCAACAGGCTCTTAGAAAAGAATCAACAGAACGAGGAGACATTAAAAACTGTTCAATTGGAATTGAATAAAGAACGTTTGCGAGGAGGTGAGGTGCGAAATGAGATGAATCTCATTCATAAAGCATTAGATACTTGCGAAGCTGAGTTGATAGTGCTCagacaagaaaaagaaaatttgcagCTTAAGCTCAAAGAGGAAATGAACAGAAATtctattttagaacaaaagaaCTTATCATTGCTCGCATCGATTGACGATGCCAAGAAGGCAGAG aaattagcTAAGGACGAAACCAAATCTATCGtcgaagaaaaggaaaaaattagaGCAGAATTACAAGAAGTTTACCAAAAACAGGTTGATGAAGTGGTGAAAGCAAAATTACAAGAATTTCAAACGCAACTTGATAATGCCGAATCAGAATTTTTAGAAGAATTGAAAACAAGACAGCAAGTTATAGCTGAATGCGCTGCTCGGAAGATAAAGGACGTTATTGATAA GCATCGTTTGGAGATCAATTTGTTGGAGGAAAAACATAAAGAAGAGAAACGACTGTACGAATTGCAATTAGCTCAAGCTTTACAAAGATCGGCCATGTTAGAAACACACTTAAATTCTCAGCGAGCAACAAAAACTCAACTCGCGGAACAACTGCACTCCGTTATGCAGAAACAATGGCAGCAAGCTTTGCACATTATTTCGG GTGGTAACACGGATAACTTATCTCCGCTTCAAAGAATTCACgcagagaaatattttgattctaATGGTCCCAAAAAGTCTGAATCATTGCCAAATTGTTACACTAAACTTTCTCAGGAACCAAGATACGCGACTCATTCGTTAGAGATGCAAAACCTGATCGACGTACAACCGTTTGAAGAACAAAACGAGAGTACGATCGCAGTGAAATCCATTGAAAATACACCGGTAACCAGTAAAAAAGGATCGAAGGACGAGCTTCGGAAATTCATGAAAATG ATTACAGAAATGCAACTGGCAAAGGAAGAGGATGCAAAGCCCAGACATAGCATTTCAAGTCCGCCATTGGAATGCAGAGAAGTACCGCGGaaacattatttgaaaaaggAATTAAGTATAACGAGCGAGGATAGCGTCTTGTGGCATCCAGCATCCGAG actTCGATGCGCGACATTGGCGAATCCCTTCCGCAAAAAACGATTAGCAAGATAGATCAGCAGAGAAACAAGCCTCCTTGGAAATGA
- the LOC105677090 gene encoding putative leucine-rich repeat-containing protein DDB_G0290503 isoform X1 has product MSESDDTDVLLLIPPDIFHVPSSDSDTNSVRTDCARTGVISELVGHMQSLESRISAIESKDNSLDVSSLNNLLDNSQPICSSASYCRQTLPRTRFSVSQGASLQNTPVKVHKSLSLPSTPSRYSCSNSPRNEMRPGCYLPTATISNSTNTNALTRTKHDTLMSCSDSSMVPPASCGTGLSHATAMSTKRESHLSLRPNDRMNTNNLCYKPTDSWHSALSVSNLSNASTGQQHTRPRIVQDMELSEVDELLQEMEATELKLSKRINSGYQYRNEPIHSVSQTVDSTNQEKDAQLKLGTESWKLQKLDFLSSDKEAQLTDSLPGFSQKKSNAFPDISLSHSDSFHLNETDRMISEFKTWGQSVQQPVSKSNGYTTESINSTNNLDLFNVSSDTIENAKPKETMADQNILSTSEASTSSVHAKLKSSTMSAGLTSHNSESMKFSGTNAVPVTLSTRFSLLNPCKTPQHNGNIHDDRERSEFAKSTVHVGTNTDLHLRTCQRFLSLSDFWDINPARSQEETLRIKLEEEKFRREHCENLIQELQKRLLEQQEKVAVAVRVDNEKNVMISQFHTAWSKLKQQVEMLEVEHKNLQTNLENVAAKHQSEISEFQSQIKRLEGELSKALDLAAGYKEKSDTTIKEKVNLLKEHADELESCKSLVQEAENRYEQVKTEFNRLLEKNQQNEETLKTVQLELNKERLRGGEVRNEMNLIHKALDTCEAELIVLRQEKENLQLKLKEEMNRNSILEQKNLSLLASIDDAKKAEKLAKDETKSIVEEKEKIRAELQEVYQKQVDEVVKAKLQEFQTQLDNAESEFLEELKTRQQVIAECAARKIKDVIDKHRLEINLLEEKHKEEKRLYELQLAQALQRSAMLETHLNSQRATKTQLAEQLHSVMQKQWQQALHIISGGNTDNLSPLQRIHAEKYFDSNGPKKSESLPNCYTKLSQEPRYATHSLEMQNLIDVQPFEEQNESTIAVKSIENTPVTSKKGSKDELRKFMKMITEMQLAKEEDAKPRHSISSPPLECREVPRKHYLKKELSITSEDSVLWHPASETSMRDIGESLPQKTISKIDQQRNKPPWK; this is encoded by the exons ATGAGTGAGTCCGATGACACGGACGTTCTCCTCCTGATCCCGCCCGATATATTCCACGTTCCCTCTTCCGATTCAGACACCAACTCGGTGAGAACGGATTGCGCGAGGACCGGTGTTATTTCGGAGCTGGTGGGGCACATGCAGTCATTGGAGTCTCGTATCTCCGCTATTGAGTCTAAGGATAACAGTCTGGACGTCTCCAGTCTGAACAATTTGTTGGACAATTCCCAGCCGATCTGCAGCAGTGCGTCTTATTGCCGACAAACTTTGCCTAGAACCAGGTTCTCCGTAAGTCAGGGTGCTAGCTTGCAAAATACCCCTGTAAAAGTTCATAAATCTCTATCTCTTCCTTCCACTCCCAGTCGATACTCTTGTTCTAATTCCCCAAGAAATGAGATGAGACCGGGATGCTACCTTCCGACAGCCACTATCTCTAATTCGACTAATACTAATGCTCTCACTCGGACCAAGCATGATACTCTAATGTCGTGCTCTGATTCCTCCATGGTGCCTCCTGCTTCTTGCGGTACTGGGCTCTCGCATGCCACTGCTATGTCCACAAAGAGGGAATCCCACTTGTCTCTCCGTCCGAATGATCGTATGAATACGAATAACTTGTGTTATAAACCCACTGATTCCTGGCATTCAGCACTATCTGTATCGAACTTATCTAATGCATCGACAGGTCAGCAGCATACTCGTCCTAGAATAGTGCAAGATATGGAGCTGTCGGAGGTTGACGAGCTGCTCCAAGAAATGGAAGCCACAGAATTGAAACTATCGAAAAGAATAAATAGCGGATATCAATATCGTAATGAACCAATTCATTCAGTAAGTCAAACTGTTGACAGCACAAATCAAGAAAAAGATGCACAGCTCAAGCTTGGAACAGAAAGTTGGAAGCTTCAAAAGTTAGATTTTCTGTCGAGCGATAAAGAAGCTCAGCTCACTGATTCTTTGCCAGGATTTTCTCAAAAGAAATCAAACGCATTCCCAGATATATCATTGTCACACAGTGATTCATTCCACTTAAATGAGACTGACAGAATGATTTCTGAATTCAAAACATGGGGACAAAGCGTTCAGCAGCCTGTTTCCAAATCAAATGGATATACAACGGAAAGTATAAATAGcacaaataatttagatttatttaacgTATCATCCGATACAATCGAGAATGCTAAACCGAAAGAAACAATGGCAGATCAAAACATTCTATCTACGAGTGAAGCAAGTACAAGTAGCGTACATGCTAAGTTAAAATCTTCCACTATGAGTGCCGGTCTTACGTCACACAACAGTGAATCAATGAAATTTTCCGGTACGAACGCGGTGCCGGTAACTCTTTCAACAAGATTTTCTCTGTTAAATCCTTGTAAAACGCCACAGCACAATGGAAATATACACGACGATAGAGAAAGATCTGAATTTGCCAAAAGCACTGTACATGTTGGAACAAATACAGATCTTCATTTaag GACTTGTCAGCGATTTTTATCACTCTCAGATTTTTGGGACATTAATCCAGCTAGATCGCAAGAAGAAACGCTTAGAATCAAGTTAGAAGAGGAGAAATTTCGCAGAGAG CATTGTGAGAATCTGATCCAAGAGCTTCAGAAACGATTGCTGGAACAACAAGAAAAAGTGGCCGTAGCGGTTAGAGTCGACAACGAGAAAAATGTTATGATATCTCAATTTCACACAGCTTGGTCTAAATTAAAGCAACAAGTCGAAATGTTAGAAGTTGAacacaaaaatttgcaaactaATCTGGAAAATGTCGCGGCGAAACATCAGTCGGAAATCTCAGAATTCCAAAGTCAAATCAAACGGCTCGAAGGGGAGCTATCGAAGGCCTTAGACTTGGCAGCTGGATATAAGGAGAAGAGTGACACTACGATCAAAGAAAAAGTCAATTTGTTAAAGGAGCATGCGGATGAATTAGAGAGTTGCAAGTCATTGGTACAAGAAGCGGAAAATAGATATGAACAAGTAAAAACAGAGTTCAACAGGCTCTTAGAAAAGAATCAACAGAACGAGGAGACATTAAAAACTGTTCAATTGGAATTGAATAAAGAACGTTTGCGAGGAGGTGAGGTGCGAAATGAGATGAATCTCATTCATAAAGCATTAGATACTTGCGAAGCTGAGTTGATAGTGCTCagacaagaaaaagaaaatttgcagCTTAAGCTCAAAGAGGAAATGAACAGAAATtctattttagaacaaaagaaCTTATCATTGCTCGCATCGATTGACGATGCCAAGAAGGCAGAG aaattagcTAAGGACGAAACCAAATCTATCGtcgaagaaaaggaaaaaattagaGCAGAATTACAAGAAGTTTACCAAAAACAGGTTGATGAAGTGGTGAAAGCAAAATTACAAGAATTTCAAACGCAACTTGATAATGCCGAATCAGAATTTTTAGAAGAATTGAAAACAAGACAGCAAGTTATAGCTGAATGCGCTGCTCGGAAGATAAAGGACGTTATTGATAA GCATCGTTTGGAGATCAATTTGTTGGAGGAAAAACATAAAGAAGAGAAACGACTGTACGAATTGCAATTAGCTCAAGCTTTACAAAGATCGGCCATGTTAGAAACACACTTAAATTCTCAGCGAGCAACAAAAACTCAACTCGCGGAACAACTGCACTCCGTTATGCAGAAACAATGGCAGCAAGCTTTGCACATTATTTCGG GTGGTAACACGGATAACTTATCTCCGCTTCAAAGAATTCACgcagagaaatattttgattctaATGGTCCCAAAAAGTCTGAATCATTGCCAAATTGTTACACTAAACTTTCTCAGGAACCAAGATACGCGACTCATTCGTTAGAGATGCAAAACCTGATCGACGTACAACCGTTTGAAGAACAAAACGAGAGTACGATCGCAGTGAAATCCATTGAAAATACACCGGTAACCAGTAAAAAAGGATCGAAGGACGAGCTTCGGAAATTCATGAAAATG ATTACAGAAATGCAACTGGCAAAGGAAGAGGATGCAAAGCCCAGACATAGCATTTCAAGTCCGCCATTGGAATGCAGAGAAGTACCGCGGaaacattatttgaaaaaggAATTAAGTATAACGAGCGAGGATAGCGTCTTGTGGCATCCAGCATCCGAG actTCGATGCGCGACATTGGCGAATCCCTTCCGCAAAAAACGATTAGCAAGATAGATCAGCAGAGAAACAAGCCTCCTTGGAAATGA
- the LOC105677090 gene encoding putative leucine-rich repeat-containing protein DDB_G0290503 isoform X2: MSESDDTDVLLLIPPDIFHVPSSDSDTNSVRTDCARTGVISELVGHMQSLESRISAIESKDNSLDVSSLNNLLDNSQPICSSASYCRQTLPRTRFSVSQGASLQNTPVKVHKSLSLPSTPSRYSCSNSPRNEMRPGCYLPTATISNSTNTNALTRTKHDTLMSCSDSSMVPPASCGTGLSHATAMSTKRESHLSLRPNDRQQHTRPRIVQDMELSEVDELLQEMEATELKLSKRINSGYQYRNEPIHSVSQTVDSTNQEKDAQLKLGTESWKLQKLDFLSSDKEAQLTDSLPGFSQKKSNAFPDISLSHSDSFHLNETDRMISEFKTWGQSVQQPVSKSNGYTTESINSTNNLDLFNVSSDTIENAKPKETMADQNILSTSEASTSSVHAKLKSSTMSAGLTSHNSESMKFSGTNAVPVTLSTRFSLLNPCKTPQHNGNIHDDRERSEFAKSTVHVGTNTDLHLRTCQRFLSLSDFWDINPARSQEETLRIKLEEEKFRREHCENLIQELQKRLLEQQEKVAVAVRVDNEKNVMISQFHTAWSKLKQQVEMLEVEHKNLQTNLENVAAKHQSEISEFQSQIKRLEGELSKALDLAAGYKEKSDTTIKEKVNLLKEHADELESCKSLVQEAENRYEQVKTEFNRLLEKNQQNEETLKTVQLELNKERLRGGEVRNEMNLIHKALDTCEAELIVLRQEKENLQLKLKEEMNRNSILEQKNLSLLASIDDAKKAEKLAKDETKSIVEEKEKIRAELQEVYQKQVDEVVKAKLQEFQTQLDNAESEFLEELKTRQQVIAECAARKIKDVIDKHRLEINLLEEKHKEEKRLYELQLAQALQRSAMLETHLNSQRATKTQLAEQLHSVMQKQWQQALHIISGGNTDNLSPLQRIHAEKYFDSNGPKKSESLPNCYTKLSQEPRYATHSLEMQNLIDVQPFEEQNESTIAVKSIENTPVTSKKGSKDELRKFMKMITEMQLAKEEDAKPRHSISSPPLECREVPRKHYLKKELSITSEDSVLWHPASETSMRDIGESLPQKTISKIDQQRNKPPWK, encoded by the exons ATGAGTGAGTCCGATGACACGGACGTTCTCCTCCTGATCCCGCCCGATATATTCCACGTTCCCTCTTCCGATTCAGACACCAACTCGGTGAGAACGGATTGCGCGAGGACCGGTGTTATTTCGGAGCTGGTGGGGCACATGCAGTCATTGGAGTCTCGTATCTCCGCTATTGAGTCTAAGGATAACAGTCTGGACGTCTCCAGTCTGAACAATTTGTTGGACAATTCCCAGCCGATCTGCAGCAGTGCGTCTTATTGCCGACAAACTTTGCCTAGAACCAGGTTCTCCGTAAGTCAGGGTGCTAGCTTGCAAAATACCCCTGTAAAAGTTCATAAATCTCTATCTCTTCCTTCCACTCCCAGTCGATACTCTTGTTCTAATTCCCCAAGAAATGAGATGAGACCGGGATGCTACCTTCCGACAGCCACTATCTCTAATTCGACTAATACTAATGCTCTCACTCGGACCAAGCATGATACTCTAATGTCGTGCTCTGATTCCTCCATGGTGCCTCCTGCTTCTTGCGGTACTGGGCTCTCGCATGCCACTGCTATGTCCACAAAGAGGGAATCCCACTTGTCTCTCCGTCCGAATGATC GTCAGCAGCATACTCGTCCTAGAATAGTGCAAGATATGGAGCTGTCGGAGGTTGACGAGCTGCTCCAAGAAATGGAAGCCACAGAATTGAAACTATCGAAAAGAATAAATAGCGGATATCAATATCGTAATGAACCAATTCATTCAGTAAGTCAAACTGTTGACAGCACAAATCAAGAAAAAGATGCACAGCTCAAGCTTGGAACAGAAAGTTGGAAGCTTCAAAAGTTAGATTTTCTGTCGAGCGATAAAGAAGCTCAGCTCACTGATTCTTTGCCAGGATTTTCTCAAAAGAAATCAAACGCATTCCCAGATATATCATTGTCACACAGTGATTCATTCCACTTAAATGAGACTGACAGAATGATTTCTGAATTCAAAACATGGGGACAAAGCGTTCAGCAGCCTGTTTCCAAATCAAATGGATATACAACGGAAAGTATAAATAGcacaaataatttagatttatttaacgTATCATCCGATACAATCGAGAATGCTAAACCGAAAGAAACAATGGCAGATCAAAACATTCTATCTACGAGTGAAGCAAGTACAAGTAGCGTACATGCTAAGTTAAAATCTTCCACTATGAGTGCCGGTCTTACGTCACACAACAGTGAATCAATGAAATTTTCCGGTACGAACGCGGTGCCGGTAACTCTTTCAACAAGATTTTCTCTGTTAAATCCTTGTAAAACGCCACAGCACAATGGAAATATACACGACGATAGAGAAAGATCTGAATTTGCCAAAAGCACTGTACATGTTGGAACAAATACAGATCTTCATTTaag GACTTGTCAGCGATTTTTATCACTCTCAGATTTTTGGGACATTAATCCAGCTAGATCGCAAGAAGAAACGCTTAGAATCAAGTTAGAAGAGGAGAAATTTCGCAGAGAG CATTGTGAGAATCTGATCCAAGAGCTTCAGAAACGATTGCTGGAACAACAAGAAAAAGTGGCCGTAGCGGTTAGAGTCGACAACGAGAAAAATGTTATGATATCTCAATTTCACACAGCTTGGTCTAAATTAAAGCAACAAGTCGAAATGTTAGAAGTTGAacacaaaaatttgcaaactaATCTGGAAAATGTCGCGGCGAAACATCAGTCGGAAATCTCAGAATTCCAAAGTCAAATCAAACGGCTCGAAGGGGAGCTATCGAAGGCCTTAGACTTGGCAGCTGGATATAAGGAGAAGAGTGACACTACGATCAAAGAAAAAGTCAATTTGTTAAAGGAGCATGCGGATGAATTAGAGAGTTGCAAGTCATTGGTACAAGAAGCGGAAAATAGATATGAACAAGTAAAAACAGAGTTCAACAGGCTCTTAGAAAAGAATCAACAGAACGAGGAGACATTAAAAACTGTTCAATTGGAATTGAATAAAGAACGTTTGCGAGGAGGTGAGGTGCGAAATGAGATGAATCTCATTCATAAAGCATTAGATACTTGCGAAGCTGAGTTGATAGTGCTCagacaagaaaaagaaaatttgcagCTTAAGCTCAAAGAGGAAATGAACAGAAATtctattttagaacaaaagaaCTTATCATTGCTCGCATCGATTGACGATGCCAAGAAGGCAGAG aaattagcTAAGGACGAAACCAAATCTATCGtcgaagaaaaggaaaaaattagaGCAGAATTACAAGAAGTTTACCAAAAACAGGTTGATGAAGTGGTGAAAGCAAAATTACAAGAATTTCAAACGCAACTTGATAATGCCGAATCAGAATTTTTAGAAGAATTGAAAACAAGACAGCAAGTTATAGCTGAATGCGCTGCTCGGAAGATAAAGGACGTTATTGATAA GCATCGTTTGGAGATCAATTTGTTGGAGGAAAAACATAAAGAAGAGAAACGACTGTACGAATTGCAATTAGCTCAAGCTTTACAAAGATCGGCCATGTTAGAAACACACTTAAATTCTCAGCGAGCAACAAAAACTCAACTCGCGGAACAACTGCACTCCGTTATGCAGAAACAATGGCAGCAAGCTTTGCACATTATTTCGG GTGGTAACACGGATAACTTATCTCCGCTTCAAAGAATTCACgcagagaaatattttgattctaATGGTCCCAAAAAGTCTGAATCATTGCCAAATTGTTACACTAAACTTTCTCAGGAACCAAGATACGCGACTCATTCGTTAGAGATGCAAAACCTGATCGACGTACAACCGTTTGAAGAACAAAACGAGAGTACGATCGCAGTGAAATCCATTGAAAATACACCGGTAACCAGTAAAAAAGGATCGAAGGACGAGCTTCGGAAATTCATGAAAATG ATTACAGAAATGCAACTGGCAAAGGAAGAGGATGCAAAGCCCAGACATAGCATTTCAAGTCCGCCATTGGAATGCAGAGAAGTACCGCGGaaacattatttgaaaaaggAATTAAGTATAACGAGCGAGGATAGCGTCTTGTGGCATCCAGCATCCGAG actTCGATGCGCGACATTGGCGAATCCCTTCCGCAAAAAACGATTAGCAAGATAGATCAGCAGAGAAACAAGCCTCCTTGGAAATGA
- the Karl gene encoding apolipoprotein D, protein MHPGTRRCSGFCWLTIAVLVGLLVSDTGGVWKRREDNTKCPKVKGIRNFDISEFLGSWYIVQYYASSEEALAYRCMRAELSVSPESAEVTMNFTYSFTDDPINELLVGNITWKIPSSDLPAHWVHAEFPYEGVYNTYVLDSDYKSWALLMHCAEKSESPRYLSSFIMSREASLGANVISYLREKLPRYDIDLEYMFPMDQKQCNKTNNEDMLIPVLESTKRSNAVRRHPLKRKHRRQ, encoded by the exons ATGCATCCCGGAACGAGACGATGTTCGGGATTCTGCTGGTTGACAATAGCGGTGCTCGTCGGCCTTCTTGTAAGCGACACCGGCGGCGTTTGGAAGAGACGGGAGGATAATACGAAATGCCCGAAAGTGAAGGGCATACGCAACTTTGACATATCCGAG TTTCTCGGATCGTGGTACATAGTACAGTACTACGCGAGCTCAGAGGAAGCTCTCGCCTACCGATGCATGAGAGCCGAACTTTCAGTTTCGCCCGAAAGCGCCGAAGTTACCATGAATTTCACTTACAGCTTTACCGATGATCCCATTAACGAGCTGCTCGTTGGTAACATCACCTGGAAAATCCCATCATCGGATTTACCTGCTCATTGGGTGCACGCCGAGTTTCcat aTGAAGGAGTGTACAATACATATGTGTTAGATTCAGATTATAAGTCATGGGCCTTACTAATGCATTGTGCTGAAAAGAGCGAAAGCCCACGATATTTATCAAGCTTCATCATGAGTCGCGAAGCGAGCCTAGGGGCAAACGTCATTTCTTATCTTCGCGAGAAGCTGCCTAG gTACGACATCGACTTGGAATACATGTTTCCTATGGATCAAAAGCAATGCAATAAAACGAATAACGAAGATATGCTAATTCCGGTGTTGGAATCGACCAAAAGAAGCAACGCTGTCCGAAGGCATCCGTTGAAACGCAAACACAGACGCCAATGA